From the genome of Psychroserpens ponticola, one region includes:
- a CDS encoding ribonucleotide-diphosphate reductase subunit beta has translation MSQVVEPILQENKDRFVIFPIQHHDLWEWYKKSEASIWTAEEIDLHQDITDWTQKLTDDERYFIKHVLAFFAASDGIVNENLAENFVNEVQYSEAKFFYGFQIMMENIHSETYSLLIDTYVKDEKEKAGLFNAIETFPAIKKKADWALKWIESPSFAERLIAFAAVEGIFFSGSFCSIFWLKKRGLMPGLTFSNELISRDEGMHCDFAVHLHEHHLINKVPKGRIKEILVDALNIEREFITESLPASLIGMNSKLMSQYLEFVTDGLLQDLGCEKVYNTANPFDFMDMISLQGKTNFFEKRVSEYQKAGVLNKEEEENKYDFGSDSFDF, from the coding sequence ATGTCTCAAGTTGTAGAACCAATTTTGCAAGAAAATAAAGATCGATTCGTTATTTTTCCTATCCAACATCATGATTTATGGGAATGGTACAAAAAATCTGAAGCAAGTATTTGGACTGCAGAAGAAATTGATTTACATCAAGACATTACAGATTGGACACAAAAATTAACAGACGATGAACGTTACTTTATCAAACATGTTTTAGCTTTTTTCGCAGCAAGTGATGGTATTGTAAATGAAAATCTAGCCGAAAATTTCGTAAATGAAGTACAATATAGTGAAGCTAAATTTTTCTATGGTTTCCAAATTATGATGGAAAACATTCACAGTGAAACCTACTCATTGTTGATCGACACGTATGTAAAAGATGAAAAAGAAAAAGCTGGTCTTTTTAATGCAATTGAAACATTTCCTGCTATTAAGAAAAAAGCAGATTGGGCATTAAAATGGATAGAATCTCCAAGTTTTGCCGAACGTTTAATCGCTTTTGCAGCTGTTGAAGGTATTTTCTTTTCAGGGTCTTTTTGCTCAATATTTTGGTTGAAAAAACGTGGTTTAATGCCAGGTTTAACGTTTTCAAACGAATTGATCTCTCGTGACGAAGGCATGCATTGCGACTTTGCAGTTCACTTACACGAACATCACTTAATAAACAAAGTACCAAAAGGTCGCATCAAAGAAATTTTGGTTGACGCATTAAATATTGAAAGAGAGTTTATTACAGAATCTCTTCCTGCGAGTTTAATTGGTATGAATTCTAAATTAATGTCACAATATTTAGAATTTGTAACTGATGGACTACTTCAGGATCTTGGTTGTGAAAAAGTTTACAATACAGCAAACCCTTTTGATTTCATGGACATGATTTCATTACAAGGAAAAACAAATTTCTTCGAAAAGCGAGTATCTGAATACCAAAAAGCTGGTGTTCTTAATAAAGAAGAGGAAGAAAACAAATACGATTTTGGCTCAGATAGTTTCGACTTCTAA
- a CDS encoding LytR/AlgR family response regulator transcription factor — protein MIKAVIVDDEPKAIQSLSWELSNFSSDIEVIKTFSNPEKAITYLNANTPDCLFLDIQMPTMDGFQFLGKLANKDFAVVITTAYDEYAIKALKHEAIDYLLKPIDSDDLEATIQKIKKYNFRALNVLKVEEVLTNFNGKLDKKRITINTDGKLIFLSIDDILYVESDGNYSTIILENAPKIVVTKKLKEIDAILPDHCFFRIHNSYVINLNKIKEFIKSEGYVVMQSNHKIPVARQRKSDFLEKL, from the coding sequence ATGATAAAAGCTGTAATAGTAGATGATGAACCAAAGGCTATCCAAAGTTTATCTTGGGAGTTATCTAACTTTAGTAGTGATATTGAAGTTATTAAGACGTTCTCTAATCCTGAGAAGGCGATAACTTATCTAAATGCCAACACTCCAGATTGCTTGTTTTTAGATATACAAATGCCAACAATGGATGGTTTTCAGTTTCTAGGAAAACTAGCAAACAAAGATTTTGCTGTGGTAATTACTACTGCTTATGACGAATATGCAATTAAAGCATTAAAACATGAGGCTATTGATTATTTATTAAAGCCAATAGATTCTGATGATCTAGAAGCGACCATTCAAAAAATTAAGAAGTACAATTTTAGAGCTTTAAATGTTTTAAAGGTTGAAGAAGTGTTGACTAATTTTAATGGTAAATTGGATAAAAAACGAATTACAATTAATACTGATGGGAAACTAATTTTTTTGAGTATTGATGATATTCTTTATGTGGAATCAGATGGTAATTACAGCACTATTATTCTTGAAAACGCTCCAAAAATAGTTGTTACGAAAAAATTAAAAGAAATTGATGCTATTTTACCTGATCATTGTTTTTTTAGAATACATAATTCTTATGTCATTAACCTTAATAAAATAAAAGAATTTATTAAGAGTGAAGGTTATGTTGTGATGCAGTCTAATCATAAAATTCCTGTAGCGAGACAGCGAAAATCAGATTTTTTAGAGAAATTATAG
- a CDS encoding tetratricopeptide repeat-containing sensor histidine kinase has protein sequence MKLVFVLTFCFILCLGLQAQDNLKSDFELQLESIITTKPRDFEILDSIFSEFERDTIKMNALIQKSRAFNYLEGESFALNNLGVFYRNNSHYESAINVHKKANALAVEVNNLELRVINLNNIGVVYRRMDLVKPALDFHTKALDIARSIDEPSKEIKYNIAVSQNSIGNIYLVLEQYELAKRQFQKSLSIEKESGNKLGLAINYQNIGFTYEAQGELEEALNNYERSLDYNNQIDSELGRVICYNSIGKVYIQQEKFSAAKTSIEKALEKALKIGDQFYISSSYINLGWAQKHLGLNDLSETNLKRGLDVAKKYSLKLSIVEAQKHLSDLYEMTNKPSLALNAYRDAIALEKTIANDRNLRYVNDVIIQYENEAKNNQIKALADENEIVKSRLERNKKFFWYSILAFLIIGAILFSLYRNRQLQQEKQILTLEQDMLRSQMNPHFIFNSLNSIKLYIINNEKENAVYYLNKFSKFIRKILVASTEKEISLEDELATMKLYMNIENIRFSNEISFDVYVEDNINTASIKVPSMILQPFLENALWHGLSSKKEDDKKIKLNVSQTNAEFVTICIEDNGIGRIRSAEINKGKLLKRKSVGISLTKARLANFSKDFTYDYQIRIEDLYDTNQNAIGTKIIVDIPVHIIAKRTA, from the coding sequence ATGAAATTAGTATTTGTTTTGACCTTCTGCTTTATTTTATGTTTAGGTCTTCAAGCTCAGGATAATTTGAAGTCTGATTTTGAGTTACAATTAGAATCTATCATAACAACTAAACCTAGAGATTTTGAAATATTAGATTCTATCTTTTCAGAATTTGAAAGAGACACCATAAAGATGAATGCTTTAATTCAAAAGTCTAGAGCGTTTAACTATCTAGAAGGTGAAAGTTTTGCATTAAATAATTTAGGTGTGTTTTATAGAAATAATTCACATTATGAAAGCGCCATAAATGTCCATAAAAAAGCAAATGCTTTGGCAGTTGAGGTCAATAATCTAGAATTAAGAGTTATTAACCTTAATAATATTGGAGTTGTTTATCGAAGGATGGATCTTGTAAAACCTGCACTTGATTTTCATACAAAAGCACTTGATATTGCTAGATCAATAGATGAGCCTTCAAAAGAAATAAAATATAATATTGCTGTGTCTCAAAATAGTATTGGTAATATTTATTTGGTGTTAGAACAGTATGAATTGGCCAAACGACAGTTTCAAAAATCGCTCTCAATTGAAAAAGAATCAGGTAATAAGTTAGGCTTGGCTATCAACTATCAAAATATAGGGTTTACTTATGAAGCTCAAGGAGAATTAGAGGAGGCTCTAAACAATTATGAGCGATCATTAGATTATAATAATCAAATAGACTCAGAGCTTGGGCGTGTTATTTGTTACAATAGCATTGGAAAAGTATATATCCAACAAGAGAAATTTAGCGCAGCTAAAACTAGTATTGAAAAAGCTTTAGAAAAGGCCTTGAAAATTGGTGATCAGTTTTATATTTCTTCCTCATATATTAATTTGGGATGGGCTCAAAAACACTTAGGTTTGAATGATTTGTCTGAAACCAATCTAAAAAGAGGATTAGATGTTGCAAAAAAATACAGTTTAAAATTATCGATTGTTGAAGCTCAAAAGCATTTGTCAGATTTGTATGAAATGACCAATAAGCCTAGCTTAGCTTTAAATGCATATAGAGACGCTATTGCATTAGAAAAAACAATTGCTAACGACCGTAATTTGCGATATGTTAATGATGTTATTATTCAATATGAAAATGAAGCAAAGAATAACCAAATTAAGGCTTTAGCTGATGAAAATGAAATTGTAAAATCTAGATTAGAGCGCAATAAGAAGTTCTTTTGGTACTCTATACTAGCTTTTTTAATTATTGGAGCAATTTTGTTTTCGCTTTATAGAAACAGGCAATTGCAACAAGAAAAACAAATCCTGACTCTTGAACAAGACATGCTGCGCAGTCAGATGAATCCACATTTTATTTTTAATTCACTTAATTCTATCAAGCTTTATATTATTAATAATGAAAAAGAAAATGCAGTTTATTATTTGAATAAGTTTTCAAAATTTATCAGAAAAATTTTAGTTGCTTCTACTGAAAAAGAAATTTCTTTAGAAGATGAATTAGCCACGATGAAACTGTATATGAATATTGAAAATATTAGGTTTTCAAACGAAATAAGCTTTGATGTATATGTTGAAGACAATATCAATACTGCAAGTATAAAAGTGCCATCAATGATTTTGCAACCTTTTCTAGAAAATGCACTTTGGCATGGTTTGTCATCTAAAAAGGAAGATGATAAAAAAATTAAACTTAATGTATCTCAAACAAATGCAGAATTTGTTACTATTTGTATTGAAGATAATGGGATTGGAAGAATACGTTCAGCTGAAATTAATAAAGGTAAATTGTTGAAACGGAAGTCAGTTGGTATCTCTTTAACTAAGGCTAGATTGGCTAATTTTTCAAAAGATTTCACATATGATTATCAAATACGTATTGAAGATCTATACGATACGAACCAAAATGCTATTGGGACCAAAATCATTGTTGATATTCCTGTACATATAATAGCAAAAAGAACCGCTTAA
- a CDS encoding DUF3109 family protein, with protein sequence MFQLGKTIVSESIIEKDFVCNLSACKGACCIDGDAGAPLDSEEIKILKDIYPKVKPFLRKEGIAEIEAQGTHITTAFGDFETPLINGADCAYVIFDDKKTALCGIEEAYNQGEISWKKPVSCHLYPIRVKDYSEFSAVNYDNWEICDDACTLGKELQVPVYKFVKEALIRKFGEDWYAELEKVAETYK encoded by the coding sequence ATGTTCCAACTAGGAAAAACAATAGTTTCAGAAAGCATTATCGAAAAAGATTTTGTTTGTAATCTTTCCGCATGTAAAGGCGCATGTTGCATTGATGGAGATGCTGGAGCTCCTTTAGATTCTGAAGAGATCAAAATTCTAAAAGATATCTACCCAAAAGTAAAGCCATTTTTACGTAAAGAAGGTATTGCAGAAATTGAAGCTCAAGGCACGCATATTACAACGGCATTTGGAGATTTTGAAACCCCTTTAATTAATGGAGCCGATTGTGCTTATGTTATTTTTGATGATAAAAAAACGGCACTTTGTGGCATTGAAGAAGCTTACAATCAAGGTGAGATTTCATGGAAAAAACCTGTTTCTTGTCATTTATATCCTATTCGAGTTAAGGATTATTCTGAATTTTCTGCTGTAAATTACGATAATTGGGAAATTTGCGACGACGCATGTACTTTAGGAAAAGAATTACAAGTTCCTGTTTACAAATTTGTAAAAGAAGCACTTATTAGAAAATTTGGTGAAGATTGGTATGCTGAGTTGGAGAAAGTCGCAGAAACTTACAAATAA
- a CDS encoding MarC family protein, whose amino-acid sequence MNLELNFKEIFTAFMVLFAVIDIIGNIPIIIDLRKKVGHIQSEKASLIAGVIMILFLFLGKNILSLIGVDVNSFAVAGAFVIFFIALEMILGITLYKDDESSAMTASVFPLAFPLIAGPGSLTTLLSLRAEFAIENIIIAVICNVIVIFIVLKTSAKLEHVLGKNGINIIRKVFGVILLAIAVKLFAHNIKALFEFA is encoded by the coding sequence ATGAACCTTGAATTGAATTTTAAAGAAATATTTACAGCATTTATGGTGTTGTTTGCTGTTATTGATATTATTGGAAATATTCCAATAATTATCGATTTGCGTAAAAAAGTAGGTCATATTCAAAGCGAAAAAGCATCCCTAATTGCTGGTGTAATTATGATTTTGTTTTTGTTCTTAGGAAAAAATATATTGTCTTTAATTGGTGTCGATGTTAATTCATTTGCAGTTGCTGGTGCTTTTGTAATCTTTTTTATTGCTTTAGAAATGATTTTGGGGATTACCTTATATAAAGATGATGAGTCTAGTGCAATGACAGCATCAGTGTTTCCATTAGCATTTCCGCTTATTGCAGGACCTGGAAGTTTAACAACGCTATTATCATTAAGAGCAGAATTTGCTATCGAAAATATAATTATTGCAGTGATATGCAACGTTATTGTTATCTTTATTGTGCTTAAAACATCTGCAAAGCTCGAACATGTTTTAGGTAAAAATGGGATTAATATTATTCGAAAAGTATTTGGCGTAATATTATTAGCTATTGCTGTAAAACTTTTTGCTCATAATATTAAAGCCCTTTTTGAGTTTGCTTAA
- a CDS encoding FAD-dependent oxidoreductase, which produces MFDVLIVGGGAAGMSCALVLGSAKSKSFAEDKCIGIVMHQRASHLQNALFNNVLGLAPGTTGASILEDGKRQLTHLYSHVEQIEDEKVKSIIKSSEGFIITTNKNKYKSKVVVIAVGYTNLITIQGIENYIEPHPRAVTEKERIWLKNNNHLVDENLYVAGTMAGWRSQFAIASGSGAQVATDILTLWNDGKHTKIHDKI; this is translated from the coding sequence ATGTTTGATGTTCTTATTGTTGGAGGTGGAGCAGCAGGAATGTCTTGTGCTTTAGTTTTAGGGTCTGCAAAATCAAAATCATTTGCAGAAGACAAATGCATCGGGATCGTTATGCATCAACGAGCCTCACATCTACAAAACGCTTTATTTAATAATGTTTTAGGTTTGGCACCAGGAACCACAGGAGCATCTATTTTAGAAGATGGTAAAAGACAATTAACTCATCTATATTCTCACGTTGAACAAATTGAAGATGAAAAAGTAAAGTCGATTATTAAATCTTCGGAAGGATTTATTATTACTACAAATAAAAACAAGTACAAATCAAAGGTAGTCGTTATCGCTGTTGGTTATACCAATTTGATAACTATTCAAGGTATAGAAAATTATATAGAGCCACACCCAAGAGCTGTGACTGAAAAAGAACGTATTTGGTTAAAGAACAATAATCATTTGGTTGATGAAAATCTTTATGTGGCAGGAACTATGGCAGGATGGCGAAGCCAATTTGCTATTGCTTCAGGAAGTGGAGCACAAGTTGCTACAGATATTTTAACGTTATGGAATGACGGTAAGCATACTAAAATTCACGATAAAATATAA
- a CDS encoding S41 family peptidase, protein MNFQKKYIPLLLGIGIALGVFIGGKLNFSDTSDRLFTSNSKKDKLNRLIDYIDYEYVDQINTDSIVDVTVNSILDNLDPHSIYIPKSEMQSSTDNLKGDFVGIGVSFYTYKDTVTVIRPIEGGPSEKAGIKGGDRIIMANGDSIFGREWTNEAIIKKLKGKKNSKITLKVYRPGEEELLTFKVKYSDIPIRSVDAAYMLTDDLGYIKINRFAESTYKEFKKALDQLQDKGATKLALDLRDNPGGLLDIAKQITDEFLENNKLILFTKNKVGKIEKSYATRRGDFEEGDIYILINENSASASEIVAGALQDNDKGTIIGRRSYGKGLVQREMSLGDGSAVRLTVSRYYTPTGRSIQRPYDKGNNTDYYNDYYKRRSNGEFENPENMQISDSLKFTTPNGKIVYGGGGIIPDVFVPLNTSRQNETLNYIKRRGYVSNFVFEELDIDRTIYDHFSITDFIENFSVSDALVERFQDYLNLKERTNISFVNYHDQMKTLIKSELASQLYNSSTSEQIINETDTMIEEVILLSKANETLDN, encoded by the coding sequence ATGAACTTTCAAAAAAAATACATACCATTATTATTAGGGATTGGCATTGCCCTAGGCGTATTTATTGGTGGAAAACTAAATTTTTCTGATACTTCTGATCGTTTATTTACTAGCAACAGTAAAAAAGATAAACTAAACAGACTTATAGATTATATCGATTATGAGTATGTTGATCAAATCAATACAGATAGCATAGTTGATGTAACTGTTAATAGTATTTTAGACAATCTAGATCCTCACTCAATATATATACCAAAAAGTGAGATGCAAAGTTCAACCGATAATTTAAAAGGTGATTTTGTTGGTATTGGAGTAAGCTTCTACACCTATAAAGACACTGTTACTGTAATTAGACCAATTGAAGGAGGTCCAAGCGAAAAAGCAGGCATCAAAGGTGGTGACCGAATCATTATGGCAAATGGTGATTCTATTTTTGGGAGAGAATGGACTAATGAAGCGATCATTAAAAAATTAAAAGGTAAAAAAAACAGTAAAATTACGCTCAAAGTATATCGCCCAGGAGAAGAAGAATTACTCACCTTTAAAGTAAAATATTCAGATATTCCAATTAGAAGTGTTGATGCAGCATATATGCTAACGGATGATTTAGGCTATATAAAAATTAACCGCTTTGCAGAATCCACATACAAAGAATTTAAAAAAGCACTTGACCAACTACAAGATAAAGGCGCTACAAAATTAGCTCTAGATCTTCGGGATAATCCTGGTGGTTTATTAGATATTGCCAAGCAGATAACTGATGAATTTTTAGAAAACAATAAACTCATTTTATTTACTAAAAATAAAGTTGGCAAAATTGAAAAAAGCTACGCAACTCGAAGAGGTGATTTTGAAGAAGGAGATATTTATATACTAATTAATGAAAACTCAGCTTCAGCAAGTGAAATTGTAGCTGGCGCTTTACAAGACAACGACAAAGGCACCATAATTGGAAGACGAAGTTATGGCAAAGGCTTAGTGCAACGTGAAATGTCTCTAGGAGATGGCAGTGCAGTACGACTAACTGTTTCCAGATACTATACACCAACTGGTCGTTCAATTCAACGTCCTTATGATAAAGGCAACAATACTGATTATTACAATGATTATTACAAACGTCGAAGTAATGGAGAATTTGAAAACCCTGAAAACATGCAAATTTCAGATTCTTTAAAATTCACAACTCCAAATGGCAAAATTGTGTATGGTGGTGGTGGTATTATTCCAGATGTCTTTGTTCCATTAAATACCAGCAGACAAAATGAAACACTTAACTATATCAAACGTAGAGGATACGTGAGTAATTTCGTGTTTGAAGAATTAGATATTGACAGAACTATTTATGATCATTTTAGCATTACTGACTTTATAGAAAATTTTAGTGTTAGCGATGCTCTTGTTGAAAGATTTCAAGATTATCTTAATCTAAAAGAAAGAACCAACATTTCATTTGTTAACTATCATGATCAAATGAAGACCTTAATTAAATCAGAATTAGCAAGTCAACTATACAATAGCAGTACTTCTGAACAAATCATCAATGAAACTGACACGATGATAGAAGAGGTGATTTTATTAAGTAAAGCCAACGAAACTCTAGATAATTAA
- a CDS encoding deoxycytidylate deaminase has protein sequence MSKEKQLRYDKAYLRIAKEWGKLSHCERKQVGALIVKDRMIISDGFNGTPTGFENYCEDEAGYTKWYVLHAEANAILKVANSTQSCKGATLYITLSPCKECSKLIHQAGIIRVVYHEGYKDDSGLQFLKKAGIALELIEDLKA, from the coding sequence ATGTCTAAAGAAAAACAACTACGATACGATAAAGCCTATTTAAGAATTGCTAAAGAATGGGGAAAACTCTCACATTGTGAACGCAAACAAGTTGGTGCATTAATCGTAAAAGACAGAATGATTATTTCAGATGGTTTTAATGGTACTCCAACTGGGTTTGAAAACTATTGCGAAGATGAAGCTGGCTACACCAAATGGTATGTACTTCATGCTGAAGCTAATGCCATATTAAAAGTAGCAAACTCAACACAATCCTGCAAAGGAGCTACGTTATATATTACACTTTCTCCATGTAAAGAATGTAGCAAACTTATTCACCAAGCTGGCATCATTCGTGTAGTATATCATGAAGGGTATAAAGATGATTCAGGACTTCAGTTTCTGAAAAAAGCAGGCATTGCACTAGAACTTATAGAAGATTTAAAAGCATAA
- a CDS encoding HupE/UreJ family protein yields MIDNFISNLQDGIYHVLHFSAFDHILFLIVLTLPYLFKDWKRLLLIITLFTFGHCISLSLVTYNIISVDIKVISFLIPLTISIVALFNIFTSGKKILQTKTGLLFLIAFIFGLVHGLGFENDLNSLISASENKLLAILEIALGIEIGQLVITFIVIFLSFLCQTIFRFSKRDWVMVISSIVLGCVLPMLINSKLFS; encoded by the coding sequence ATGATAGATAATTTCATATCAAATCTACAAGATGGCATCTACCACGTACTTCATTTTAGTGCCTTTGACCATATTCTTTTTTTGATTGTCTTAACCCTACCTTATCTTTTTAAAGATTGGAAGCGATTATTATTAATTATAACCCTTTTTACTTTTGGACATTGCATATCATTAAGTTTAGTAACCTACAATATTATAAGTGTCGATATCAAAGTCATTTCGTTTCTTATTCCTCTTACTATTTCAATAGTTGCACTTTTTAATATTTTTACTTCAGGAAAAAAAATACTTCAAACAAAAACAGGGTTACTATTTTTAATTGCATTCATTTTTGGACTGGTTCACGGACTCGGTTTTGAAAATGACCTCAACTCATTAATATCGGCATCTGAAAACAAACTACTAGCCATTTTGGAAATTGCTTTAGGAATAGAAATTGGTCAGCTTGTTATTACGTTTATCGTTATCTTTTTAAGCTTCCTTTGTCAAACGATATTTAGATTTTCTAAACGAGATTGGGTCATGGTAATTTCTTCTATAGTTTTAGGCTGTGTATTACCAATGCTTATTAATAGCAAACTCTTCTCTTAA
- a CDS encoding MotA/TolQ/ExbB proton channel family protein, with amino-acid sequence MKRLFSILAIAGLMAFTTTVNAATKIATTLQDADVPTEDLSFTQQVKERFIEGGPFFMGIVLLCLILGLAIAIERIIYLNLATTNTKKLTQGVEDALQSGGVEAAKEVCRNTKGPVASIFYQGLDRADENLEAAEKAVVAYGGVQMGQLEKNVSWISLFIALAPMLGFMGTVLGMIDAFDKIEAAGDMNPSLVAGGIKVALLTTVFGLIVAIILQIFYNYIISKIDSIVNDMEDASITLMDLLVRHKK; translated from the coding sequence ATGAAAAGACTATTTTCTATCTTAGCCATAGCAGGATTAATGGCTTTCACTACTACCGTAAATGCTGCAACTAAAATTGCAACTACATTACAAGACGCAGATGTACCAACTGAAGACTTATCTTTTACACAACAAGTAAAAGAGCGTTTTATTGAAGGTGGACCATTTTTTATGGGAATTGTATTATTGTGTTTAATCTTAGGATTGGCAATTGCTATTGAAAGAATTATTTATTTAAATCTTGCAACTACTAATACAAAAAAATTAACTCAAGGTGTTGAAGATGCTCTTCAATCAGGAGGCGTTGAAGCTGCTAAAGAAGTTTGCAGAAACACAAAAGGACCTGTTGCATCTATTTTTTATCAAGGTTTAGATAGAGCAGATGAAAATCTTGAGGCTGCTGAAAAAGCTGTAGTGGCTTATGGTGGTGTTCAAATGGGACAGTTAGAGAAGAACGTTTCTTGGATTTCATTATTTATTGCATTAGCGCCAATGCTTGGTTTCATGGGAACTGTACTTGGTATGATTGATGCTTTTGATAAAATTGAAGCTGCAGGTGATATGAACCCTTCATTAGTAGCAGGTGGTATTAAAGTAGCATTATTAACAACTGTATTTGGTTTGATTGTTGCTATTATATTACAAATTTTTTACAATTACATTATCTCAAAAATTGATAGCATCGTTAACGATATGGAAGATGCTTCAATTACTTTAATGGATTTATTGGTAAGACACAAAAAGTAA
- a CDS encoding ExbD/TolR family protein has translation MAKRSAPEVNAGSMADIAFLLLIFFLVTTTIPKDSGITRKLPPIEENDEDVIIKEKNIFTVLLNGKDQLLVEDELMEIKDLRKAAVKFLDNGGDRTCDYCKGAKDPKSSDNPDKAIISLKNDRQTSYAAYITVQNELVAAYNELRNRRALEIGPKKGFPDMDYIAMEKAYDDVKFPGNRTKLKEVIEQIKIEIPQKLSEVE, from the coding sequence ATGGCAAAACGATCAGCACCAGAAGTAAATGCAGGATCTATGGCTGATATTGCATTCTTATTGCTCATATTTTTCCTAGTAACAACGACAATACCAAAAGATTCTGGTATTACTCGTAAGCTACCTCCAATAGAAGAAAATGATGAAGATGTAATTATCAAGGAGAAGAATATTTTTACCGTATTATTAAATGGTAAAGATCAGCTTTTAGTTGAAGATGAATTAATGGAAATTAAGGATTTAAGAAAAGCAGCAGTAAAGTTTCTTGATAATGGTGGAGACAGAACATGTGATTACTGTAAAGGCGCAAAAGATCCAAAATCATCTGACAATCCTGACAAAGCAATTATTTCATTGAAAAATGATAGACAAACGTCTTATGCAGCATATATAACTGTTCAAAATGAATTGGTAGCAGCATATAACGAACTTCGTAACAGAAGAGCTCTTGAAATTGGACCTAAGAAAGGGTTTCCTGATATGGACTATATCGCAATGGAAAAAGCTTATGATGATGTTAAGTTTCCTGGAAACAGAACAAAACTTAAAGAAGTGATTGAGCAAATTAAAATTGAGATACCTCAAAAGCTTTCTGAAGTAGAATAA
- a CDS encoding ExbD/TolR family protein, with protein sequence MSKFKSKKDNSLPAVNTASLPDIVFMLLFFFMVVTVMREDNLLIENRLPQADQVEKLEKKYPISYIYAGKPSKAYEKYGTEARLQLNDKLADISEIQAFINAERAAIREELIPKLTVSLKVDKEANMGIVGDIKQELRKASAFRINYTTATGDAKSNLD encoded by the coding sequence ATGTCTAAATTTAAAAGTAAAAAAGATAATAGTTTGCCAGCAGTAAATACGGCATCTCTTCCAGATATTGTATTTATGCTGTTGTTTTTCTTTATGGTGGTAACTGTAATGAGAGAAGATAATCTATTAATAGAAAATAGATTGCCTCAGGCTGATCAAGTTGAAAAACTTGAAAAGAAATATCCAATTAGTTATATCTATGCAGGAAAACCTTCTAAAGCTTATGAGAAGTATGGTACTGAAGCTAGATTACAACTCAATGATAAATTAGCTGACATTAGTGAAATACAAGCTTTCATTAACGCAGAAAGAGCTGCGATACGTGAAGAACTAATACCAAAGCTTACAGTGTCATTAAAAGTTGATAAAGAAGCAAATATGGGTATTGTAGGTGATATTAAGCAAGAGCTTAGAAAAGCTAGCGCTTTTAGAATTAACTACACAACTGCAACTGGTGATGCTAAATCAAATTTAGATTAA